From the genome of Gemmatimonas phototrophica, one region includes:
- a CDS encoding sensor histidine kinase has protein sequence MPVRFDDLSSFDKINLGATLIQTAVMFAFALAVTGVWLTHRRPAMRVLAGYWAMFAAAAAVNVFSSWSGAVWRDRVLSLSLTTVVVALHAAAVPFANESVRRLSRDEGTSSVVRASVGVGLGVLLVHGLGVWTALTWWPEVRLVPVLLSRSLHAAVFIAPAAFAIVHWRTATQNRLSALLLALGLSALAARGLLELALGFRFGQPELSALAVASAILFNLLGLMTLGVASLIAMAAEEQEVVHRQSEELRRAEQSRQQGQRLESLGRLASGVAHDFNNVLAVVMVTADNLRDEAITTSQREDIESLSNAAERGRGLVKQLLTFSRQQPVSNDIFEVNAHLLELESMLQRLAGDMTLRLEVGAIPTFVRMDRVNYDQLMLNLVVNARDASRPNGRIELSLRVWPTPKAGILAARGASSHGGNGGSSAEWICVAVEDFGSGIPAEVLPYVFEPFFSTKSPDRGTGLGLATVLGIVARAGGDVVVESEPGKGTRFEIWLPSVEAAVPLASVTA, from the coding sequence CTTCGACGACCTGTCCTCGTTCGACAAGATCAATCTCGGCGCGACGCTTATTCAAACCGCCGTGATGTTCGCGTTCGCCCTCGCCGTTACGGGTGTTTGGCTCACCCATCGGCGGCCGGCCATGCGCGTCCTTGCGGGCTACTGGGCCATGTTTGCCGCTGCCGCCGCCGTGAACGTCTTTTCGTCATGGAGTGGCGCTGTGTGGCGCGATCGCGTGCTTTCGCTGAGCCTCACCACGGTGGTGGTGGCCTTGCATGCAGCGGCGGTGCCGTTTGCGAACGAGTCGGTACGGCGGCTATCTCGCGACGAAGGTACGTCCTCGGTTGTCCGCGCTTCCGTTGGTGTCGGGTTGGGAGTGCTCCTCGTGCACGGACTGGGGGTCTGGACGGCACTCACGTGGTGGCCCGAGGTGCGACTGGTACCGGTGCTCCTCAGCCGTTCGCTGCATGCCGCTGTGTTCATCGCCCCCGCAGCATTCGCGATCGTCCATTGGCGCACCGCGACGCAGAACCGCCTGTCCGCCCTTCTCCTCGCCCTCGGGCTCTCGGCGCTTGCCGCCCGCGGGCTACTCGAGCTCGCGCTCGGATTTCGCTTCGGTCAACCGGAACTCTCCGCCTTGGCCGTCGCCTCCGCGATTCTCTTCAACTTGCTGGGGCTCATGACCCTCGGTGTGGCCTCGCTCATTGCCATGGCCGCCGAAGAGCAGGAGGTCGTGCACCGTCAGAGTGAGGAACTGCGTCGTGCCGAGCAATCTCGTCAGCAGGGGCAGCGCCTTGAGTCACTCGGTCGACTGGCGAGCGGTGTGGCGCATGACTTCAACAACGTGCTCGCGGTCGTCATGGTCACAGCCGATAACCTGCGTGACGAAGCCATCACTACCAGTCAACGCGAGGATATCGAGTCGCTCAGCAATGCGGCCGAACGTGGGCGGGGTTTGGTAAAGCAGCTGCTCACCTTCTCCCGCCAGCAGCCCGTATCGAATGACATTTTTGAGGTAAATGCCCATTTGCTCGAACTGGAGTCAATGCTTCAGCGGCTTGCCGGTGACATGACGCTTCGGCTGGAGGTGGGGGCGATACCAACGTTTGTGCGTATGGATCGCGTGAATTACGACCAGCTCATGCTCAACCTTGTGGTGAACGCGCGGGACGCCAGTCGGCCAAACGGTCGTATCGAACTGTCGTTACGCGTGTGGCCCACGCCAAAGGCCGGTATCCTGGCGGCACGTGGGGCATCCTCACATGGTGGCAATGGCGGCTCGTCGGCCGAATGGATCTGTGTCGCCGTCGAAGACTTTGGCAGTGGCATTCCTGCTGAGGTGCTCCCGTACGTCTTCGAACCATTTTTCAGTACTAAGTCCCCGGACCGCGGAACCGGGCTCGGGCTTGCGACGGTTCTCGGCATTGTGGCTCGCGCCGGTGGTGATGTAGTGGTGGAGTCCGAGCCGGGCAAAGGCACAAGGTTCGAGATTTGGCTGCCAAGCGTCGAGGCCGCTGTTCCCCTGGCATCCGTCACCGCATAA
- a CDS encoding sigma-54 interaction domain-containing protein: protein MTARPRPVGRRSGAEDRAAGVVAILMTDVEPAVRLNAALEAQGITTVTISPMDDVRGDLRRAQPLVLVLTGALLDGANVALVRQLLWDNVAVIGFTDVADPLMMERLREIGYAETWPKPAVIDDVVDSIRRRLERYALAADTGLIGESAAIREVLVKIEQIAPVTSTVLIEGESGTGKELVARAVHRLSPRRGKPFIAVNVGALPETLLESELFGHEKGSFTGAAERRLGRFELADTGTLFLDEIGEVPSSTQVKLLRVLEEREVTRVGGVQTIPVDVRVVAATNRPLREHVDEGQFRADLFYRLNVLSVYLPPLRERKEDIPLLVRKFVTEFSAMHDREFHGISGDALDLLVEYPWPGNVRELRNLVESMVVLAHGREIVSDDIPRAIRDAGGRRLLPVHVGPMVQGSERAQGRELEFIVRSLVELKLQVEELRRRMDVETRPAPTGAWVGDVRPAPAPVSGLTEVLPTNGFGMVRGIEPRDDSPPATVITLGPGMTMSQIERMAIQAALRDTGGNRRKAADLLGIGERTLYRKLREYEGEEFADADGSGEET, encoded by the coding sequence GTGACCGCGCGCCCGCGCCCGGTGGGGCGTCGCAGCGGCGCGGAAGATCGCGCCGCTGGTGTTGTCGCGATTCTGATGACCGATGTTGAGCCGGCGGTGCGGCTCAATGCGGCGTTGGAGGCGCAAGGCATCACCACCGTCACCATTTCTCCTATGGATGACGTGCGCGGTGACCTGCGCCGGGCGCAACCGCTGGTGCTGGTGCTGACGGGGGCGCTGCTGGATGGGGCGAACGTGGCGCTGGTCCGGCAGTTGCTGTGGGACAACGTGGCGGTCATTGGCTTCACCGATGTTGCCGATCCGCTCATGATGGAGCGACTGCGCGAGATTGGGTACGCGGAGACGTGGCCCAAGCCGGCGGTGATTGATGATGTCGTGGATAGTATCCGCCGTCGTTTGGAGCGCTATGCGCTGGCCGCCGACACCGGATTGATTGGCGAGTCGGCCGCCATTCGCGAAGTGCTGGTAAAGATTGAGCAGATCGCGCCCGTGACCAGCACGGTGCTCATTGAAGGGGAGAGCGGCACTGGCAAGGAGCTGGTCGCGCGCGCCGTGCATCGCCTCAGTCCGCGACGTGGGAAGCCGTTCATTGCGGTAAATGTTGGAGCGTTGCCGGAGACACTGCTGGAAAGCGAGCTGTTCGGTCACGAGAAGGGCTCGTTTACCGGCGCCGCCGAACGTCGTCTCGGGCGTTTTGAATTGGCCGATACGGGTACGTTGTTCCTCGACGAAATTGGCGAGGTCCCGTCGTCTACACAGGTGAAGCTGCTGCGGGTGCTGGAGGAGCGTGAAGTCACGCGGGTGGGTGGTGTCCAGACCATTCCCGTGGATGTGCGGGTCGTTGCGGCCACCAACCGTCCGTTGCGCGAACACGTGGACGAAGGGCAATTCCGTGCCGATCTGTTCTATCGGCTCAATGTGCTCAGCGTCTATCTGCCGCCGTTGCGGGAACGCAAGGAAGACATTCCGCTCCTCGTGCGAAAGTTCGTGACGGAATTCAGCGCCATGCACGATCGCGAATTCCACGGCATCTCGGGCGATGCACTGGACTTGCTGGTGGAATATCCCTGGCCGGGAAATGTTCGCGAGTTGCGCAATCTCGTCGAGAGTATGGTGGTGCTTGCACATGGGCGCGAAATCGTGTCTGACGATATTCCGCGCGCCATTCGAGATGCCGGTGGACGGCGCCTGCTGCCAGTGCATGTGGGACCCATGGTGCAGGGCTCGGAACGGGCACAGGGACGCGAGCTCGAGTTTATTGTGCGATCGCTGGTGGAGCTCAAGCTGCAAGTGGAGGAGCTGCGTCGTCGTATGGATGTGGAGACGCGTCCTGCGCCAACTGGTGCATGGGTTGGTGATGTGCGACCGGCACCCGCGCCCGTATCGGGGCTCACCGAAGTGCTGCCGACGAACGGATTCGGAATGGTGCGCGGGATTGAGCCGCGTGACGACTCCCCGCCGGCAACCGTCATTACGCTTGGGCCGGGGATGACCATGTCCCAGATCGAGCGGATGGCTATCCAGGCGGCGTTGCGCGATACGGGCGGAAACCGTAGAAAAGCCGCAGATCTTTTGGGGATTGGCGAGCGAACGCTGTACCGAAAGCTGAGGGAATATGAGGGAGAGGAGTTCGCCGATGCCGACGGATCCGGAGAGGAAACTTGA
- the gcvT gene encoding glycine cleavage system aminomethyltransferase GcvT has protein sequence MTADQSGALKRTPLHDVHVALGAKIVPFAGYEMPVQYPTGITVEHKAVRETCGMFDVSHMGEVIVRGPDAIRFVSSVTSNDVAALAVGQVQYSTLLREDGTIVDDLLVYRFADHLMLVINASNRDKDLAHLQANIGRFDCTMTDISDDTALIAIQGPNAPAIVASLADGPLDGIKYYWFTEGNVAGVPCIISRTGYTGELGFELYFDQAKAAHVWNAVMAVGGVTPAGLGCRDSLRLEAGMCLYGNELDDRTTPLEAGLNWLVKLGKSEPFLGKDVLVRQHEEGTDRKLVGFTFEERAFPRHGYGVVYGGVQIGDVCSGTMSPTLGIPIGTCYLPTAAAVEGATFEVDIRGKKIPAKVVKLPFYKRAGKA, from the coding sequence ATGACTGCTGACCAATCCGGCGCGCTCAAGCGCACGCCGCTCCACGACGTTCACGTCGCCCTTGGCGCCAAGATCGTCCCGTTTGCCGGCTATGAAATGCCGGTGCAGTATCCCACCGGCATCACGGTCGAGCACAAGGCCGTGCGCGAGACGTGCGGCATGTTTGATGTGTCGCACATGGGTGAGGTCATCGTTCGCGGACCGGACGCCATTCGCTTTGTCTCGTCCGTCACGAGCAACGACGTCGCCGCGCTGGCCGTGGGGCAGGTGCAGTACAGCACACTGCTGCGCGAGGACGGCACCATCGTGGATGATCTGCTGGTCTATCGTTTTGCCGATCATCTCATGCTGGTCATCAACGCCAGCAACCGCGACAAGGACCTCGCGCATTTGCAGGCCAATATCGGCCGCTTCGATTGCACGATGACCGACATCTCCGACGACACGGCACTGATTGCGATTCAAGGGCCGAATGCGCCGGCGATTGTGGCGTCGCTCGCTGATGGGCCGTTGGATGGGATCAAGTACTACTGGTTCACCGAGGGGAATGTCGCGGGTGTCCCGTGCATCATTTCGCGTACGGGGTACACCGGCGAACTGGGTTTTGAGCTCTACTTCGATCAGGCCAAGGCGGCGCACGTGTGGAATGCCGTCATGGCGGTGGGTGGCGTCACGCCGGCCGGACTGGGATGCCGCGATTCGCTGCGATTGGAAGCAGGCATGTGCCTGTACGGCAACGAACTCGACGATCGTACCACGCCCCTCGAAGCCGGTCTCAACTGGCTGGTCAAGCTCGGGAAGAGCGAGCCCTTCCTGGGCAAGGACGTGCTGGTGCGCCAGCATGAGGAAGGTACCGACCGCAAGTTGGTGGGGTTCACCTTCGAGGAGCGCGCGTTTCCGCGTCACGGCTATGGCGTGGTCTACGGTGGCGTGCAGATCGGCGACGTGTGCAGCGGCACCATGAGCCCAACACTCGGCATTCCCATTGGCACCTGCTACCTGCCCACGGCGGCGGCAGTGGAAGGCGCCACGTTTGAGGTGGATATCCGCGGGAAGAAAATTCCGGCGAAGGTGGTCAAGCTCCCCTTTTACAAGCGGGCGGGTAAGGCGTGA
- the argF gene encoding ornithine carbamoyltransferase, whose amino-acid sequence MHAPSGAERPHRDFLNIADFSPAETFALLDLAERMRTGAYTDRPLAGKALAMIFMKSSTRTRMSFEVGANQLGGTAHFLSPRDVQLGRGEPIPDTARVLSRYVNGIMIRTFAHQDVVELAEYASIPIINGLTDLSHPCQVMADILTVQQHLGDIRGKTVAWIGDGNNMANSWIEAATHLGFALRVACPEGYDPDEAFLADAAERGADVQLLRDPREAVANADVVTTDVWASMGQEEEQAKRALAFALYQVDGELMAHAHAHAIFLHCLPAHRGEEVTAEVIDGPQSVVWDEAENRLHIQKAIMAALMGNVPL is encoded by the coding sequence ATGCACGCACCGTCAGGGGCCGAGCGCCCGCACCGCGACTTTCTCAACATCGCCGACTTCTCGCCGGCCGAAACGTTTGCCCTGCTTGACCTGGCTGAACGGATGCGAACGGGCGCCTATACCGACCGCCCTTTGGCGGGGAAGGCGCTGGCGATGATCTTCATGAAGTCGTCTACGCGGACGCGCATGTCCTTCGAAGTGGGCGCCAACCAGCTCGGGGGCACGGCCCACTTCCTGTCTCCCCGCGATGTGCAGCTTGGGCGAGGTGAGCCCATCCCCGATACCGCCCGCGTACTGTCACGCTATGTGAACGGCATCATGATCCGGACGTTTGCGCACCAGGACGTGGTGGAGCTCGCGGAGTACGCCAGCATTCCCATCATCAACGGCCTCACGGACCTGTCGCACCCGTGCCAGGTGATGGCCGACATTCTCACCGTGCAGCAGCATCTGGGGGACATCCGGGGCAAGACCGTGGCCTGGATTGGCGACGGCAATAACATGGCCAATTCATGGATAGAGGCGGCCACGCATCTGGGCTTTGCGCTTCGGGTGGCCTGCCCGGAAGGGTACGACCCGGACGAGGCGTTTCTCGCCGACGCTGCTGAGCGCGGCGCCGATGTGCAGCTCTTGCGCGACCCGCGCGAGGCAGTGGCCAACGCCGATGTGGTCACCACTGACGTCTGGGCCTCCATGGGGCAGGAAGAGGAACAGGCCAAGCGGGCGCTCGCGTTTGCCTTGTATCAGGTGGATGGCGAGCTCATGGCCCACGCGCATGCGCACGCCATCTTCCTGCACTGTCTCCCGGCGCACCGCGGCGAGGAAGTCACCGCCGAAGTGATCGACGGACCCCAGAGCGTGGTCTGGGATGAAGCCGAGAACCGGCTCCACATCCAGAAGGCCATTATGGCCGCGCTTATGGGCAACGTGCCGCTCTAA
- a CDS encoding peroxiredoxin → MPISAGQPAPDFTLPTDTGELLTLSSLRGQWVVLYAYPKDDTSGCTTEACEFRDLFPKFKKGKAIILGISPDPVKSHVKFKAKYELPFTLVADEEKVALQAYDIWKEKSMYGRKYMGVERTTFVIDPEGRIAKVFEKVKPAGHAEEVMAVIG, encoded by the coding sequence ATGCCCATCTCTGCTGGCCAGCCGGCCCCCGATTTCACGCTCCCCACCGATACGGGCGAGCTGCTGACCCTGTCCTCGCTGCGTGGCCAGTGGGTGGTGCTGTACGCCTACCCCAAGGACGATACGTCGGGATGCACTACCGAAGCCTGCGAATTCCGTGACCTCTTCCCGAAGTTCAAGAAGGGCAAGGCGATCATTCTCGGAATCAGCCCCGATCCGGTGAAGTCGCATGTCAAGTTCAAGGCCAAGTACGAGTTGCCCTTTACCCTGGTTGCCGACGAGGAGAAGGTGGCGCTGCAGGCCTATGACATCTGGAAGGAGAAGTCCATGTACGGCCGCAAGTACATGGGCGTGGAGCGCACCACCTTCGTTATCGATCCGGAAGGGCGGATTGCCAAGGTCTTTGAAAAGGTGAAGCCGGCCGGGCACGCCGAAGAGGTCATGGCGGTCATCGGCTAG